One window of the Sciurus carolinensis chromosome 8, mSciCar1.2, whole genome shotgun sequence genome contains the following:
- the Ptn gene encoding pleiotrophin isoform X2 produces the protein MQSQQYQQQRQKFAAVFLAFIFILAAVDTAEAGKKEKPEKKVKKSDCGEWQWSVCVPTSGDCGLGTREGTRTGAECKQTMKTQRCKIPCNWKKQFGAECKYQFQAWGECDLNTALKTRTGSLKRALHNADCQKTVTISKPCGKLTKPKPQAESKKKKKEGKKQEKMLD, from the exons ATGCAGTCCCAACAGTACCAGCAGCAGCGTCAAAAATTTGCAGCTGTCTTCttggcattcattttcattttggccGCTGTGGACACTGCTGaggcagggaagaaagagaaaccag aaaaaaaagtgaagaagtcTGACTGTGGAGAATGGcagtggagtgtgtgtgtgcccacCAGCGGGGATTGCGGGCTGGGTACCCGGGAGGGCACCCGCACTGGAGCCGAGTGCAAGCAGACCATGAAGACCCAGAGATGTAAGATCCCCTGCAACTGGAAAAAGCAATTTGGAG CGGAGTGCAAATACCAGTTCCAGGCCTGGGGAGAATGTGACCTGAATACTGCCTTGAAGACCAGGACTGGCAGTCTGAAGCGTGCCCTCCACAACGCTGACTGCCAGAAGACAGTCACCATCTCCAAACCCTGTGGCAAACTGACCAAGCCCAAACCTCAAG CAGAatctaagaagaagaaaaaggaaggcaaGAAACAGGAGAAGATGCTGGATTAG
- the Ptn gene encoding pleiotrophin isoform X1 codes for MQSQQYQQQRQKFAAVFLAFIFILAAVDTAEAGKKEKPEKKVKKSDCGEWQWSVCVPTSGDCGLGTREGTRTGAECKQTMKTQRCKIPCNWKKQFGAECKYQFQAWGECDLNTALKTRTGSLKRALHNADCQKTVTISKPCGKLTKPKPQESKKKKKEGKKQEKMLD; via the exons ATGCAGTCCCAACAGTACCAGCAGCAGCGTCAAAAATTTGCAGCTGTCTTCttggcattcattttcattttggccGCTGTGGACACTGCTGaggcagggaagaaagagaaaccag aaaaaaaagtgaagaagtcTGACTGTGGAGAATGGcagtggagtgtgtgtgtgcccacCAGCGGGGATTGCGGGCTGGGTACCCGGGAGGGCACCCGCACTGGAGCCGAGTGCAAGCAGACCATGAAGACCCAGAGATGTAAGATCCCCTGCAACTGGAAAAAGCAATTTGGAG CGGAGTGCAAATACCAGTTCCAGGCCTGGGGAGAATGTGACCTGAATACTGCCTTGAAGACCAGGACTGGCAGTCTGAAGCGTGCCCTCCACAACGCTGACTGCCAGAAGACAGTCACCATCTCCAAACCCTGTGGCAAACTGACCAAGCCCAAACCTCAAG AatctaagaagaagaaaaaggaaggcaaGAAACAGGAGAAGATGCTGGATTAG